The Flaviramulus sp. BrNp1-15 genome has a window encoding:
- a CDS encoding gluconate 2-dehydrogenase subunit 3 family protein: protein MERRKAIKNLGLSLGFVVSTPTILNILQGCKSNVEPWLPVFFNIEEGNVLEKLVDIILPKTDTPGALDVNVPQFIDTFINETFETEEKADIKTQFSLLINTIKTKYNQNIDDVSYENYDDLLASYFKIDDEKLTSWEKQIEAYKASENKNVSGYENALQFDILNNIRSMSVFAFKTSELIGEKVLAYNPIPGTYIPCGNLDELTKGKAWSL, encoded by the coding sequence ATGGAAAGAAGGAAAGCAATAAAAAATTTAGGATTATCATTAGGTTTTGTGGTAAGCACTCCCACAATTTTAAATATTCTTCAAGGCTGTAAAAGCAATGTAGAGCCCTGGTTACCAGTATTTTTTAATATTGAAGAAGGCAATGTTTTAGAAAAACTAGTAGATATTATTTTACCAAAAACAGATACACCTGGTGCTTTAGACGTTAATGTCCCACAGTTTATAGACACCTTTATAAATGAAACTTTTGAAACTGAAGAAAAAGCAGATATTAAAACACAGTTTTCATTATTAATAAATACTATTAAAACTAAATATAATCAAAATATTGATGACGTTAGCTATGAAAACTATGATGATTTACTAGCTTCATATTTTAAAATTGATGATGAAAAACTAACAAGTTGGGAAAAACAAATAGAAGCATACAAAGCATCAGAAAACAAAAATGTATCTGGTTACGAAAATGCTTTGCAGTTCGATATATTAAATAACATAAGATCTATGTCTGTTTTTGCATTTAAAACCAGTGAATTGATTGGCGAAAAAGTTTTAGCTTATAATCCAATTCCGGGAACTTATATCCCTTGTGGTAATTTGGATGAATTAACAAAAGGAAAAGCCTGGTCATTATAA